The Dehalogenimonas lykanthroporepellens BL-DC-9 genome includes a window with the following:
- a CDS encoding formate dehydrogenase, alpha subunit (KEGG: dps:DP0682 formate dehydrogenase, alpha chain~TIGRFAM: formate dehydrogenase, alpha subunit~PFAM: molybdopterin oxidoreductase; molybdopterin oxidoreductase Fe4S4 region; NADH:ubiquinone oxidoreductase, subunit G, iron-sulphur binding; ferredoxin; 4Fe-4S ferredoxin iron-sulfur binding domain protein; molydopterin dinucleotide-binding region), producing the protein MIKMTIDGREVRTAEGRTVLEAAREAGIYVPSLCHHPDLKPYGGCRLCVVEIDGVRGLPTACTTAATEGLTIRSETTALTEARRTVMELLLQDHPLDCLACVKNQRCELQTAAAWLGVTERRLPPSTPTRPIDDSNPFFRLDRAYCILCARCTRACDEITGNGAIELTGRGYDSRVGTVADRPLAETDCRSCGECVARCPTAALTPKYYVKPDSETATICPYCGVGCGLRLQIRRGRITGVEGDSASPVSRGRLCVKGRFGIREFVHHPERLTSPLVRNRNGAWQTSSWDEALERTCSRLHGYRPEEIAVIGSAKATNEAAYLIQKLARAVIGTNTVDHCARLCHAPTVAGLAATFGSGAMSNSLDDLRTSACFLVIGANTTETHPVIGFDLRQAVKAGARLIVINPLRIPLARQADIFLQPRPGTDMLLLSAMAGVIIAENLTDRTFIEERTEGFAELAASLKSFDIDHAAGVTGVPADDIRAAARLYATAGPAAILYAMGITQHSHGTDNVGAIANLAMLTGNMGRPGSGVNPLRGHNNVQGACDMGVLPDVFPGYRRTADETARRDFEAAWETPLSSTPGLTLPGILDAIDAGLIKALYLAGDNLALSDADTGRVRRTLGRLELLIVQDVFPTETTELAHIVLPAASFAETDGTFTNTERRVQRVKRAVAPPGEARPDWWITAELGKRLGGRDFDYDSAEAVFEEIRAVVPAYAGINYRRLENGGLQWPCPAEDHPGTPILHTDRFTRGRGLFRVAACRLPAESPDGEYPFLLTTGRSPYHFHTGTMTRRVPGLLALQPEETLEIAADDARRLGIADGDIIRVVSRRGAVEARALLSRRTTAGVVFMTFHFPETATNILTSPAADPEAGTPEFKVAAVRLEKR; encoded by the coding sequence ATGATAAAGATGACCATCGACGGGCGGGAAGTCAGAACCGCCGAAGGCCGGACAGTGCTGGAAGCGGCGCGGGAAGCCGGCATCTACGTTCCGTCACTGTGCCATCATCCCGACCTGAAGCCTTACGGCGGTTGCCGGCTGTGCGTGGTGGAGATAGACGGCGTCCGGGGCCTGCCGACCGCCTGCACCACGGCGGCGACCGAAGGCCTGACGATACGCTCCGAGACGACGGCGCTGACCGAAGCCCGTAGAACGGTGATGGAGCTCCTGCTCCAGGATCACCCGCTGGACTGCCTGGCCTGCGTCAAGAACCAGCGCTGTGAACTCCAGACAGCGGCCGCCTGGCTGGGGGTTACCGAGCGGCGTTTGCCGCCGTCAACCCCGACGCGACCGATTGACGACTCCAATCCCTTTTTCCGGCTGGACCGCGCCTACTGCATCCTGTGCGCCCGCTGTACCCGCGCCTGCGACGAGATAACCGGCAACGGCGCCATCGAGCTGACCGGCCGCGGTTACGATTCCCGGGTAGGCACCGTGGCCGACCGGCCGCTGGCCGAAACCGATTGCCGTTCCTGCGGTGAATGTGTCGCCCGGTGTCCGACGGCGGCCTTGACGCCGAAGTATTATGTAAAACCAGACAGTGAAACCGCCACTATCTGCCCCTATTGCGGCGTCGGTTGCGGCCTCCGGCTCCAGATACGCCGGGGACGGATTACCGGCGTCGAAGGGGATTCAGCCAGCCCGGTTTCCCGGGGACGGCTGTGCGTCAAGGGCCGATTCGGCATCCGGGAATTCGTACATCACCCGGAACGTCTGACATCGCCGCTGGTCAGGAACCGGAACGGCGCCTGGCAGACCAGTAGCTGGGATGAGGCGCTGGAAAGAACCTGTTCCCGGCTCCATGGCTACCGGCCGGAAGAGATAGCGGTCATCGGCTCGGCCAAGGCCACCAACGAAGCGGCCTACCTCATTCAGAAACTGGCCCGGGCGGTCATCGGCACCAATACCGTCGACCACTGCGCCCGGCTATGCCACGCCCCGACGGTGGCCGGACTGGCCGCTACCTTCGGTTCCGGGGCGATGAGCAACTCGCTGGACGACCTGCGGACTTCCGCCTGTTTCCTGGTCATCGGCGCCAACACCACCGAAACGCACCCGGTCATCGGCTTCGACCTCAGGCAAGCCGTGAAAGCCGGCGCCCGGCTGATAGTCATCAACCCGCTTCGCATTCCGCTGGCCCGCCAGGCCGATATCTTTCTCCAGCCCCGGCCGGGTACCGACATGCTGTTGCTTTCGGCCATGGCCGGAGTCATTATCGCAGAAAACCTTACCGACCGGACTTTCATCGAAGAGCGCACCGAAGGCTTCGCTGAGCTGGCGGCGTCGCTCAAGTCATTCGACATCGACCATGCCGCCGGCGTCACCGGGGTGCCGGCGGACGATATCCGGGCGGCCGCCCGGCTGTACGCCACCGCCGGACCGGCGGCCATCCTGTACGCCATGGGCATCACCCAGCACAGCCACGGCACCGACAATGTCGGCGCCATCGCCAATCTGGCCATGCTGACCGGCAACATGGGACGGCCGGGTAGCGGCGTCAATCCCCTGCGCGGGCACAACAACGTCCAGGGCGCCTGCGACATGGGCGTCCTGCCCGATGTCTTTCCCGGCTATCGCCGGACCGCCGACGAAACGGCGCGCCGGGACTTCGAAGCCGCCTGGGAAACACCGCTGAGTTCAACTCCCGGCCTGACCCTGCCCGGAATACTGGATGCCATCGACGCCGGCCTCATCAAGGCACTGTACCTGGCCGGGGACAACCTGGCGCTGTCCGACGCCGACACCGGACGGGTGCGCCGAACACTGGGCCGGCTGGAACTGCTCATCGTCCAGGACGTATTCCCGACCGAAACCACCGAACTGGCTCACATCGTTCTGCCAGCGGCATCATTCGCCGAAACGGACGGCACCTTTACCAATACCGAGCGGCGCGTCCAGCGGGTAAAGCGGGCGGTCGCGCCGCCGGGGGAGGCCCGACCCGACTGGTGGATTACCGCCGAACTGGGCAAACGTCTGGGCGGCCGGGACTTCGATTACGATTCCGCCGAGGCTGTCTTCGAGGAAATCCGCGCCGTCGTCCCGGCTTACGCCGGCATTAATTACCGACGGCTGGAAAACGGCGGCCTGCAATGGCCGTGCCCGGCTGAAGACCACCCGGGAACGCCAATACTGCATACCGACCGGTTCACCCGCGGCCGGGGACTTTTCCGCGTCGCCGCCTGCCGTCTGCCGGCCGAGTCACCCGACGGGGAGTATCCGTTCCTCCTGACCACCGGGCGCAGTCCCTATCATTTCCATACCGGCACCATGACCCGCCGGGTGCCGGGACTGCTGGCGCTCCAGCCGGAGGAGACGCTGGAGATAGCCGCTGACGACGCCCGACGACTGGGTATCGCCGACGGTGATATAATCAGGGTCGTTTCCCGGCGCGGCGCGGTCGAAGCCCGGGCGCTCCTTTCACGCCGGACGACAGCCGGGGTAGTATTCATGACTTTCCATTTCCCGGAAACGGCGACCAACATCCTGACCTCACCGGCGGCCGACCCGGAAGCCGGCACCCCGGAATTCAAGGTGGCCGCGGTCAGGCTGGAGAAAAGATGA
- a CDS encoding NADH dehydrogenase (ubiquinone) 24 kDa subunit (PFAM: NADH dehydrogenase (ubiquinone) 24 kDa subunit~KEGG: sfu:Sfum_2703 NADH dehydrogenase (ubiquinone), 24 kDa subunit), producing MSSQAPTVEESATRIAAGFSRDRSALIPLLQALQQEFGYLPPEALSAAAERLKLSESAVYGVASFYTQFRFQPSGRHIIKVCRGTACHVGGGEKILDELRRGLDVEPGGTSADGEYSLETVACVGACALAPVVLVNEEIIGRSSAGSIIAGVKHIADNGNGCSCRR from the coding sequence TTGAGCAGTCAGGCACCGACAGTCGAAGAAAGCGCCACGCGCATCGCCGCCGGTTTCTCCCGTGACCGCTCGGCGCTGATTCCCTTGCTCCAGGCGCTCCAGCAGGAATTCGGTTATCTGCCCCCGGAAGCCCTGTCAGCCGCCGCCGAACGGCTGAAGCTGTCCGAAAGCGCCGTGTACGGCGTGGCTTCTTTTTATACCCAGTTCCGTTTCCAACCCTCCGGCCGTCATATCATCAAGGTCTGCCGCGGCACCGCCTGCCATGTCGGCGGCGGTGAGAAGATACTGGACGAACTTCGCCGCGGGCTGGACGTGGAGCCTGGAGGCACCTCGGCCGACGGTGAATACAGCCTGGAAACGGTGGCCTGCGTCGGCGCCTGCGCCCTGGCGCCGGTGGTGCTGGTCAATGAAGAAATCATCGGCAGATCATCGGCCGGTTCCATCATCGCCGGGGTAAAACACATTGCTGACAACGGGAACGGCTGTTCATGCCGCCGTTGA
- a CDS encoding holo-acyl-carrier-protein synthase (KEGG: tro:trd_0814 holo-(acyl-carrier-protein) synthase~TIGRFAM: holo-acyl-carrier-protein synthase~PFAM: 4'-phosphopantetheinyl transferase) — protein MKQHLGIDIIEISRVKEAATRWGDRFLERVFTAEELRRYRHRPASLSARFAAKEAVVKALDIREMIYRDIEITADDSGRPTVTLYGRARSRADELGLTDLTVSLSHSRDYAVAVVSGIV, from the coding sequence ATGAAACAGCACCTGGGTATTGACATCATCGAGATAAGCCGCGTGAAAGAAGCCGCGACACGCTGGGGCGACCGCTTCCTGGAAAGGGTATTCACCGCCGAGGAACTCCGGCGGTACCGGCACCGGCCGGCATCGCTGTCAGCGCGCTTCGCCGCCAAGGAAGCCGTGGTCAAGGCGCTGGACATCAGGGAAATGATTTACCGCGATATCGAAATCACCGCCGACGACAGCGGCCGCCCGACCGTCACCCTCTACGGCAGGGCCCGGTCAAGGGCCGATGAACTGGGACTGACCGACCTGACCGTCAGCCTGTCACACAGCCGTGACTATGCCGTGGCCGTGGTTTCCGGGATTGTTTGA
- a CDS encoding NADH dehydrogenase (quinone) (KEGG: csc:Csac_0620 NADH dehydrogenase (quinone)~PFAM: Respiratory-chain NADH dehydrogenase domain 51 kDa subunit; Soluble ligand binding domain; NADH ubiquinone oxidoreductase, F subunit, iron sulphur binding; 4Fe-4S ferredoxin iron-sulfur binding domain protein) produces MPPLTDFTELQASADAEWQGLIAGSRPHILIGTATCGKVAGAMSVLEAVEATLQRLGIEADITQVGCFGMCYAEPTVDIALPGQPRISYGYMTPEKATRVIEDYIAGGDPRPDLALCTIGEGRVDGLPSLEEMPMYRAQRRIALRNCGHINPLRLSHYLARGGYAGLHRALTGLSPEQVIEEITASGLRGRGGAGFPTGRKWQFCREAPGAPKYVICNADEGDPGAFMDRSILEGDPHSVVEGLIISGYAVGASRGYVYVRAEYPLAVSTLQQAVAQARKAGLLGRNILGSGFDFDVEIKEGAGAFVCGEETALIASLEGRRGMPRPRPPYPAVSGLFGRPTNINNVKTLAMAAYIMAGHAADFAAMGTGQSRGTCVFALAGNVRRMGLVEVPMGTPLGEVVFDIGGGIPENRQLKAVQIGGPSGGCLPAEATDVGLDYESLSLSGAIMGSGGMVVMDENTCMVDVARYFLTFVQAESCGKCVPCRLGTRQMLAILERITAGDGRPEDIETLEGLAAQIKKTSLCALGGTAPNPVLTTLRYFHDEYTAHIRDRRCPAGVCKSLITYRIINDRCTGCRLCVKACPAQAITFAGKRRPVILDEAVCNRCGICREVCRLDAVAVS; encoded by the coding sequence ATGCCGCCGTTGACGGATTTCACTGAACTCCAGGCCTCGGCAGACGCCGAATGGCAGGGCCTGATAGCCGGGTCCCGACCTCATATCCTCATCGGCACGGCCACCTGCGGCAAGGTAGCCGGCGCCATGAGCGTGCTGGAAGCGGTCGAAGCCACCCTGCAACGACTGGGCATCGAAGCCGACATCACCCAGGTGGGCTGTTTCGGCATGTGCTACGCCGAACCCACCGTGGACATCGCCCTGCCGGGACAGCCCCGAATCAGCTACGGCTATATGACGCCGGAAAAAGCGACCCGGGTCATCGAAGACTATATTGCCGGGGGTGACCCCCGGCCTGACCTGGCGCTGTGCACCATCGGCGAAGGCCGGGTTGACGGCCTGCCCTCTTTGGAAGAAATGCCGATGTACCGCGCCCAGCGGCGCATTGCCCTGCGCAACTGCGGCCATATCAATCCCCTGCGGCTCAGCCATTACCTGGCCCGCGGCGGTTACGCCGGTCTGCACCGGGCGCTGACCGGACTGAGTCCGGAACAGGTCATCGAGGAAATAACCGCTTCAGGCTTGCGCGGCCGCGGCGGCGCCGGTTTTCCCACCGGCCGCAAATGGCAGTTCTGCCGCGAGGCACCCGGTGCCCCGAAATACGTCATCTGCAACGCCGACGAAGGCGACCCGGGGGCCTTCATGGACCGCTCCATTCTGGAAGGCGACCCGCATTCGGTCGTCGAAGGACTGATCATCTCCGGCTACGCCGTCGGCGCGTCCCGGGGTTACGTCTATGTCAGGGCGGAATACCCGCTGGCGGTCAGCACCCTTCAACAGGCCGTTGCCCAGGCGCGAAAGGCCGGCCTGCTGGGGCGGAATATTCTGGGTTCGGGCTTCGATTTCGACGTCGAAATCAAGGAAGGCGCCGGGGCTTTCGTCTGCGGTGAGGAGACAGCGCTCATCGCCTCCCTGGAGGGGCGACGGGGGATGCCGCGACCCCGGCCGCCGTATCCGGCGGTTTCCGGCCTGTTCGGCAGACCGACCAATATCAACAACGTCAAGACACTGGCCATGGCCGCCTACATCATGGCCGGCCACGCCGCCGATTTCGCCGCCATGGGCACGGGACAGAGCCGGGGCACCTGCGTCTTTGCCCTGGCCGGCAACGTCCGGCGCATGGGGCTGGTGGAGGTGCCGATGGGCACGCCGCTGGGCGAAGTCGTCTTCGACATCGGCGGCGGCATACCGGAAAACCGGCAACTGAAGGCGGTGCAGATAGGCGGGCCGTCCGGCGGTTGTCTGCCGGCGGAGGCCACGGATGTCGGACTGGACTATGAATCGCTCAGCCTCTCAGGCGCCATCATGGGTAGCGGCGGCATGGTGGTCATGGATGAAAATACCTGCATGGTGGATGTGGCCCGTTACTTTCTGACCTTCGTCCAGGCCGAGTCCTGCGGCAAATGCGTCCCCTGTCGGCTGGGAACCCGGCAGATGCTGGCCATTCTGGAACGGATTACCGCCGGTGACGGCCGGCCGGAAGACATCGAAACGCTGGAAGGACTGGCGGCGCAGATCAAAAAGACATCGCTGTGCGCCCTGGGCGGAACCGCGCCCAACCCAGTGCTGACCACCCTGCGCTATTTCCACGATGAATATACGGCTCATATCCGGGACCGGCGATGTCCGGCCGGGGTGTGTAAGTCACTCATCACCTACCGCATTATCAACGACCGGTGCACCGGTTGCCGTCTGTGCGTCAAGGCCTGCCCGGCCCAGGCCATTACCTTCGCCGGCAAGCGCCGGCCGGTGATTCTGGACGAAGCCGTCTGCAACCGGTGCGGTATCTGCCGGGAAGTCTGCCGGCTGGACGCGGTGGCGGTATCATGA